The nucleotide sequence CTCAGCGGCGGACGCGGGTGCGTCCAGCCCGGCATCGAGCGCGTCGCCCGCCGCCATCACCATCCCCAGGATCTCCGCGATGTGCGCGTCCGTCGTCGCCGGGTTGAGCAGCGTGAGCTTGAGGTGCGCGCGGCCGCCGACGCGTGTGGCGGCGACCATCGCGCGGCCGGAGTCCTGGATCGCCTGCCGGATGCCGCGGTTGACGGCGTCCGAGCGCGTCCCCGCGTCGGGTCCCGCGGATCCGTCCCGCTCCCCCGCCGGCACGTACCGGAACACGAGCGCGCTGATCTCCGGCCGCACCACGACCTCGAGCGCCGGATCCCGCCGCAGCGCGGACCACGTGCGGTCGGCGAGCGCGATGACGTCGTCGAGCATCCGCCCCACCCCGTCGGCGCCCACGGTCCGCAGCGTCAGCCACAGCTTCAGCGCGTCGAAGCGCCGTGTGGTCTGCAGCGACTTGTCGACCTGGTTCGGGATCTCCTCGTGCGCGCGGTCGGCCGGGTTCAGGTAGTCGGCGTGCAGCGTCGCGTGCCGGAGCGTGCGGCCGTCGCGCACGAGGAGCGCGCTGGAGCTCACGGGCTGGAAGAACGTCTTGTGGTAGTCGACGGTCACGGAGTCGGCGCGCGCGATGCCGTCGAGGAGGTGCCGGTGCCGGAGCGACGTCAGGAGCCCGCCGCCGTACGCGGCGTCGACGTGCAGCCAGATCCCCTCGCGCCGGCACACGTTCCCGATCGCGGGCAGCGGGTCGACGCTGCCGAAGTCGGTGGTGCCCGCGGTCGCGACGACGGCGACCGGCAGGAGCCCGGCCGCGTAGCAGCGCGCGAGCTCCTGCTCGAGGGCGTCGACGCGCATCCGCTTGGCGTCGTCGCTCGGCACGCGCACGACCGCGTCGGGGGCGAGGCCGAGGATCCGCGCGCTCTTCTCGACGCTGAAGTGGCCGACGTCGCTGACGAGGATCCGCATCCGCTGCCGGTCGGCTGCCGTGAGCCCGTGCACGGCCGCGGCCTCGTCGCGGGCGAGCAGCAGCGCCTGCAGGTTGGACTGGCTGCCGCCGCTCGTGAAGACGCCGTCCGCGTCCTCGCCGAGCCCGGCGCGGCCCGCGGTCCAGTCGATGAGCGCGCGCTCGATGAGGGTGGCACCCGCGCTCTGGTCCCACGTGTCCATCGAGGTGTTGACGCTCGAGAGGATGAGCTCGCCCGCGATGGCCGGGATGAGGATCGGGCAGTTGAGGTGCGCGACGTACGACGGGTCGTGGAACCAGACCGCGTCGCGGAGGTACAGGTCGTCGAGCTCGTCGAGGGCGTCGTCCAGGCCGCCGAGCGGGCGGTCGAGGTCGAGCCCGGCGAACGAGCCGCGGAGCCGGTCGGGCGTGATCCCGGTGAACGGGCCGTCGGCGCGTCGGGCGGCCCCGCGGACGTGGTCGGCGGCGGCGCGGAGGGCGGCGTCCCAG is from Clavibacter sp. A6099 and encodes:
- a CDS encoding pyridoxal phosphate-dependent decarboxylase family protein, whose translation is MTLSPHASRPSDPTLDDPRSAVVTAAADPADELFSDRTLPGWDAALRAAADHVRGAARRADGPFTGITPDRLRGSFAGLDLDRPLGGLDDALDELDDLYLRDAVWFHDPSYVAHLNCPILIPAIAGELILSSVNTSMDTWDQSAGATLIERALIDWTAGRAGLGEDADGVFTSGGSQSNLQALLLARDEAAAVHGLTAADRQRMRILVSDVGHFSVEKSARILGLAPDAVVRVPSDDAKRMRVDALEQELARCYAAGLLPVAVVATAGTTDFGSVDPLPAIGNVCRREGIWLHVDAAYGGGLLTSLRHRHLLDGIARADSVTVDYHKTFFQPVSSSALLVRDGRTLRHATLHADYLNPADRAHEEIPNQVDKSLQTTRRFDALKLWLTLRTVGADGVGRMLDDVIALADRTWSALRRDPALEVVVRPEISALVFRYVPAGERDGSAGPDAGTRSDAVNRGIRQAIQDSGRAMVAATRVGGRAHLKLTLLNPATTDAHIAEILGMVMAAGDALDAGLDAPASAAEPAAAAEVAR